One Aggregicoccus sp. 17bor-14 genomic window, GGCGCGGCACAGCAGGGGGGGAGGCGGGCGGCGGGTGGGACACTGCGGGGCTTTTTTCCCCGAACTTTGCCCCGCGGCGCGGGAAGCCTGCGGTTACGGGAGGTTGCACCGTGGACTTTCGCAGTGACGCTTGCCTGCCTGCACCCACTGGATTATGGTCCGCGACCACGCCGGTTTGACTCGCAAATCGTTGATTTTTGGAGACTTCTCGGATGGCTAAAGCCCCTGAAGGGCCGGTCCCGGTGCTGGTGATGGGGCTGGGCTCCATCGGGCAGTCGCTGGTGCGCTCGGCCCTCGCCTCTCCCGAGGTCGAGCTGGTGGGGGTGGTGGACTCCCACCCGAAGCTCGTGGGGCGCCCGCTCTCCGAGGTGCTGGGCACCCCTGCGCCGAAGCTCACCGTGGAGCCGGACCTGGCGAAGGCCCTGGGCAAGGGCAAGTACGAAGGCGCGGTGCTCCTGCACGCGACCGGCAGCCGGCTCGAGCAGGTGATGCCCGAGCTGCTCGCGGCGCTGAAGCTGGGGCTGTGCGTGGCCTCCACCTGCGAGGAGCTCGCGTTCCCGCACCTCAAGTACCCGGAGCTCGCGGAGAAGCTGGACCGCGCGGCGCAGAAGGCGAACGTGGCGGTGCTGGGGGCCGGGGTGAACCCGGGCTTCGTGCTGGACCGGCTGCCGGCCACGCTGGGGCAGGTGTGCGGGCCCGTGCGCCACGCCACGGTGACGCGCGTGGTGGACGCGCGCACGCGCCGCGAGGCGCTGCAGCGCAAGGTGGGGGCGGGCCTGAGCGAGGAGGAGTTCTTCGCGCGGGTGGACCGCGACGAGCTGGGGCACGTGGGGCTGGTGGAGAGCGCGGCCCTGTGCGCGCTCGGGCTCGGCATGGACTGCGACGACTTCGAGGAGGAGATCGTCCCGGTGTTCGCCGAGGAGGACATCGCGGGCGGCGCCTTCCCGGTGAAGAAGGGCCAGGTGGCCGGCATCTTCCAGTCCGCGGTGGGGCTGGAGGAGGGCCAGGAGCGGGTGCGCCTGGAGCTGACCATCGCGGTGGGCGCGGATGCGCCCGGAGACCGCATCGAGCTGGACGCTGATCCGAAGCTGACGCTGGAGATTGCGGGTGGAGTTCCCGGGGACGCGGCCACGGCCAGCCTCCTGGTGAACGCCGCCCCGCGCCTGACGGCCGCAGAGCCGGGGCTGCTCACCGTGCTGGAGCTGCCCGCGGGCCGCTAGCCTCACCTGCGCGCCCGACACTGCAAGACCGCCGACCGTTGAGAGGAGACACCATGCTGGACAAGAACGCGATCGGCCGGGCCAGCCCGCCGACGCTCAACGAGGTCGAGAAGGGGGCCATCCGGCGCTTCGCCGAGGCGCTCGGGGACTACAACCCGGTGTACTACGACGAGGAGTACGCCCGGGCCTCCGGCTACCCCACCATCGTGGCGCCGCCCACCTTCCCCGCGAGCTTCCACTCGGCCGCGGACCTGCGCGAGCTGCTCGGGGTGGGCATCAAGAGCCTGCTGCACGCCGAGCAGGCCTTCGAGTACGAGCGGCCCATCTTCGCGGGAGACCGCATCTTCGTGTCCACCCGCGTGGCGGACGTGCTCGAGCGCACGGGCCCTGCCGGGAAGATGGACGTCGCCATCATCGAGGACGAGGGCCGTGACGAGGAGGGCAACCTCGTGTTCCGCGCCCGCCGCACGCTCGTCGTCCGCGCCGCCAAGGAGAACGCCTGATGCCCGCGCGCAAGCTGTACTTCGAGGCCGTCCGCGTCGGTGACGAGCTGCCCGCGCTCGCCAAGAGCCCCATCGACCGCGTGCAGCTCAGCCGCTACGCCGGCGCGAGCGGGGACTACAACCCCGTGCACGTGGACGAGCTCTACGCGAAGAGCGTGGGCATGCCGTCCGTGTACGCGCCCGGCATGCTGATCATGGGCATGCTCGGCCAGCTGGTGAGCGACTGGGGACGCGGCGGCCAGCTGCGCCGCTACAACGTGCGCTTCATCAAGATGGTGTGGCCGGCGGACACGGTGGTCTGCAAGGGCCGCGTGACGGACCGCCACGGCCAGGGCGGGCGCTACTTCGCGGAGATCGACCTCTGGGCCGAGAACCAGCGCGGCGAGCTGGTGATGAAGGGCGCGGCGCAGCTGCAGCTCTTCTACTCGCTCGAGGACGAGAACCGGCAGCGCTCGGGCCAGGCGCCGCTGGTCGTGGACGTGCCGCGCGAGAGCCTGCGCGTGCCGGCCGCGGGCGGCGAGGGGGCCGCGGCCGCCCCCGAGACCCGGGGCGAGGAGACGGGGGCGAAGAAGGCCCCGGCCTCCGCGGCCGCGAAGAAGAGCAGCCCCCCGCGCGAGAAGCCCGCGGCGGCGCCCGCCGCGCCCGCGGCGAAGAAGCCCAAGAAGTAGCCGCAGGGCCCCGGGGCCACCGGGCCGTGCCTCTTCCGGGGCGCGTCCGGTGGCCCTGTCCTTCGCGACGCCCGCTCCCGCCCGGTGGCGGACGCTTGCGGGCTGCCTTCTGACGCCTCCTCAACGCGAGGCGTCAATCGAAGGTTGACTCCAGAATCAGCGGACGTAAGACTTGCAGTGTTCGATCACGGGCCGCGGACCCCGGAGGGCGGGGCAGCGAGCCTGGGCGATCAGGAGCCCTGCATGTCCACCGGCGTGAACCATTACAAGAGCGACCTCCGCGAGCTGTCCTTCGTCCTGCTGGAGCAGTTCGGCTTCGGCCAGGTGGCCGGCAGCGCTCCCTACGAGGCCTGGGGGCCGGACGAGGCGAAGGCGGTGCTGCAGGAGACCTACCGCTTCGCGCGCGAGGTGCTCGGGCCCCTCAACTCCTCCGGTGACCGCGAGGGCTGCCGGGTGGAGGCGGGCGCGGTGAAGACGCCCAAGGGCTTCAAGGAGGCCTGGAAGGGCATCTACGAGGGCGGCTTCAAGACGCTCGCCATCGACCCGGGCCACGGCGGCCAGGGCGCGCCCCTGATGCTGCAGGTGCTGGTGGAGGAGCTGCTCTCGGGCGCCAACGTGGCGTTCAACATGTACCCGGGCCTCTCCTACGGCGCCGCCGAGGTCATCGCCGAGTTCGGCACCCCCGAGCAGCAGAAGCTCTACGTGGAGCGCATGCTGAATGGCACCTGGGGCGGCACCATGTGCCTCACCGAGCCGCAGGCGGGCAGCGACGTGGGCGCCGCGAAGACGACCGCGAAGAAGAACGCGGACGGCACCTACAGCATCCGCGGCACCAAGATCTTCATCTCCGGCGGTGACCACGACCTCGCCGAGAACATCATCCACCTGGTGCTCGCGCGCATCGAGGGGGCGGCCCCCGGCACCAAGGGCCTCTCGCTCTTCATCGTCCCCAAGCTGCGCCTGGGCGCGAACGCGGAGACCCTGGGCTCCAACGACGTCGCCCTGGGCGGCATCGAGCACAAGATGGGCATCAACGGGTCTGCGACCTGCGTGCTCAACTTCGGCGAGAACGACGCCTGCGTGGGCGAGCTGGTGGGCACCGTCGAGAACGTCGGCATGAGCCAGATGTTCAAGATGATGAACGGCGCGCGCATCGCGGTGGGCATCCAGGGGCTCAGCCTCGCGGCGGCCGCCTACTACAACGCGCTCGAGTACGCGAAGGACCGCAAGCAGGGGGGCCACTTCACCAAGTGGAAGGACCCGACCGCGCCGCGCGTCGCCATCATCGAGCACCCGGACGTGCGCCGCATGCTGCTCGAGCTCAAGGCCCACACCGAGGGCATCCGCGCGCTGGTGGTGAAGCTCGCCATGCACACGGACAAGGCGAAGCAGCTGGCGGGCAAGGACGACGAGCAGGCGGCGTACCACCGCGGCCAGGTGGAGGTGCTCACCCCGCTGGTGAAGAGCTACGCCTCCGACCAGGCCTTCCGCCTCAGCGCCCAGGCCATCCAGGTGTACGGCGGCGCGGGCTTCATCCAGGACTACCCGGTGGAGCAGTACTGCCGCGACTCGAAGATCTTCTC contains:
- a CDS encoding dihydrodipicolinate reductase, whose product is MAKAPEGPVPVLVMGLGSIGQSLVRSALASPEVELVGVVDSHPKLVGRPLSEVLGTPAPKLTVEPDLAKALGKGKYEGAVLLHATGSRLEQVMPELLAALKLGLCVASTCEELAFPHLKYPELAEKLDRAAQKANVAVLGAGVNPGFVLDRLPATLGQVCGPVRHATVTRVVDARTRREALQRKVGAGLSEEEFFARVDRDELGHVGLVESAALCALGLGMDCDDFEEEIVPVFAEEDIAGGAFPVKKGQVAGIFQSAVGLEEGQERVRLELTIAVGADAPGDRIELDADPKLTLEIAGGVPGDAATASLLVNAAPRLTAAEPGLLTVLELPAGR
- a CDS encoding MaoC family dehydratase N-terminal domain-containing protein, with protein sequence MLDKNAIGRASPPTLNEVEKGAIRRFAEALGDYNPVYYDEEYARASGYPTIVAPPTFPASFHSAADLRELLGVGIKSLLHAEQAFEYERPIFAGDRIFVSTRVADVLERTGPAGKMDVAIIEDEGRDEEGNLVFRARRTLVVRAAKENA
- a CDS encoding MaoC family dehydratase, which encodes MPARKLYFEAVRVGDELPALAKSPIDRVQLSRYAGASGDYNPVHVDELYAKSVGMPSVYAPGMLIMGMLGQLVSDWGRGGQLRRYNVRFIKMVWPADTVVCKGRVTDRHGQGGRYFAEIDLWAENQRGELVMKGAAQLQLFYSLEDENRQRSGQAPLVVDVPRESLRVPAAGGEGAAAAPETRGEETGAKKAPASAAAKKSSPPREKPAAAPAAPAAKKPKK
- a CDS encoding acyl-CoA dehydrogenase, with the protein product MSTGVNHYKSDLRELSFVLLEQFGFGQVAGSAPYEAWGPDEAKAVLQETYRFAREVLGPLNSSGDREGCRVEAGAVKTPKGFKEAWKGIYEGGFKTLAIDPGHGGQGAPLMLQVLVEELLSGANVAFNMYPGLSYGAAEVIAEFGTPEQQKLYVERMLNGTWGGTMCLTEPQAGSDVGAAKTTAKKNADGTYSIRGTKIFISGGDHDLAENIIHLVLARIEGAAPGTKGLSLFIVPKLRLGANAETLGSNDVALGGIEHKMGINGSATCVLNFGENDACVGELVGTVENVGMSQMFKMMNGARIAVGIQGLSLAAAAYYNALEYAKDRKQGGHFTKWKDPTAPRVAIIEHPDVRRMLLELKAHTEGIRALVVKLAMHTDKAKQLAGKDDEQAAYHRGQVEVLTPLVKSYASDQAFRLSAQAIQVYGGAGFIQDYPVEQYCRDSKIFSIYEGTNHIQAMDLVGRKMGQAGGMHFQQFMGDVQTFIEANREHKTFGAEVKLLAAAQEGLLSSAMALLGWSQDPEKTPLIPLQANRFLNMMSEVAVGWLLLEAGVLAEKSAAGLSADHPDRAFYEGKRYSAVWYARNVLPNVEHGAKMMALEDSTPLQIADAMFQSA